The DNA sequence AAATGTTTTTGATAATTGTATTGTTTTTCATGAATTATATCAGATTTGGGAAATGTTTTGTGAAGTGGAACTAGTGAGAGATGTGAAAGTGGTGGCTGAAAAGGCAGATAGAGATGGTCTCAACTTCCAGAGGTACATTATGGCACGTCTATTAGAGAACTTATTGAAGGAGAGGGCCAGCAAAGACCATGGCTATTTTATTGCTGTTACTAGCTTGAAGAGCATAGGCAAGGGACAGTGCAAGAATAAATCTCAGTATGTTACATTCCCCATTACCTTTGGCTGCCGAACCTTTGTGCCGTCAGGGGGAGAAATCTTGCTTGGAGTTGTTCGTCACGTATTTCGTCGCGGATTGCTCCTAAAATGTGGACCGATCAACTACGTGTTTCTTTCATCTCGTAAAATGCCAACCTACCATTATGTTGGTGGTAAGAATCCTGTGTTCTCAAGCAACGAATTCGCCACTATTCGAACCGAGAGCGCTGTACGGTTCAATGTGCTTGGTGTGAGATGGATAGAGAAAAGAGGATGCATCAAAAAGGAGTTTGTGATGCTTGCTAGCTTAGAAGGTAGCAACACACTTGGACCCATTTCTTTGTCGGAAGCCGATGAGTTAGGCTTGCAAACTTAGAACAACACACAAATTTGGTAATGctgatttcttcttcccttctgCATCTTTCTGTTTGTTCTTACTTTTTGGCAAATGATA is a window from the Cucurbita pepo subsp. pepo cultivar mu-cu-16 unplaced genomic scaffold, ASM280686v2 Cp4.1_scaffold000365, whole genome shotgun sequence genome containing:
- the LOC111785087 gene encoding DNA-directed RNA polymerase V subunit 7-like; its protein translation is MFCEVELVRDVKVVAEKADRDGLNFQRYIMARLLENLLKERASKDHGYFIAVTSLKSIGKGQCKNKSQYVTFPITFGCRTFVPSGGEILLGVVRHVFRRGLLLKCGPINYVFLSSRKMPTYHYVGGKNPVFSSNEFATIRTESAVRFNVLGVRWIEKRGCIKKEFVMLASLEGSNTLGPISLSEADELGLQT